From a single Gimesia fumaroli genomic region:
- a CDS encoding sulfatase-like hydrolase/transferase gives MRFRSALQNKLGWILLSLTIALICVSDLPLFAAESETSRPNILWITSEDNGPHLGCYGDQYADTPHIDKLASQGMIYLNCWSTAPVCAPARTTLITGMYPTCLGAEHMRSMVKLPKNFLMYPQYLREAGYYCTNNSKEDYNVAKPGKVWDQSNRKAHWKNRKAGQPFFAVFNHTISHESKIRNRPHTLVHDPAKARVPAYHPDTSEVRHDWAQYYDRITEMDALVGKNLRELADAGLTDDTIIFYYGDHGSGMPRSKRWPYNSGLQVPLVVYVPPKFRKLAPPDYQTDGKSDRLVGFVDFAPTALSLAGIKPPAHMQGNAFMGQYETAPQEYQYGFRGRMDERYDLVRSVRNKRYLYIKNFMPHKKYGQYLNYMFQTPTTQVWKRMYDAGELVPPQTYFWETKPAEELYDLEADPDEVNNLAVSDEHQDILKELRQAQQQKILEIRDLGFMPEAEIHSLSDGGAPYLIGQNNELYPLKKILAMAEVASSGQQNEQAELVAGLDDQNSAVRYWAAMGLLMRGEDAVKQAHSALQKSLKDSSKSVRCIAAEALGKYGDAQESKEAVKTLVSLSNQNQDGVYVAMLALNGLDKLSNEKVAPVKDEIAQLPLKNPKLDRRLQSYVTRLVERIEEKQSQK, from the coding sequence ATGCGGTTTAGAAGTGCGCTACAAAACAAACTCGGATGGATTCTGCTTTCTTTAACCATTGCCCTCATCTGTGTCTCTGATCTTCCACTTTTCGCAGCGGAGTCGGAAACCAGCCGTCCGAATATTTTGTGGATTACCAGTGAAGACAACGGTCCTCATCTTGGTTGTTATGGAGATCAATACGCCGACACGCCGCACATTGATAAACTGGCATCGCAGGGGATGATCTATCTCAACTGCTGGTCGACGGCGCCCGTTTGTGCTCCCGCGCGAACGACATTGATTACAGGCATGTACCCGACCTGCCTGGGGGCCGAACATATGCGGAGCATGGTCAAGTTACCCAAAAACTTTCTGATGTATCCACAGTACCTTAGAGAAGCCGGTTACTACTGCACGAATAACAGCAAAGAAGATTACAACGTCGCCAAGCCAGGCAAGGTCTGGGATCAATCCAACCGAAAAGCGCATTGGAAGAATCGAAAAGCCGGTCAACCCTTCTTTGCCGTCTTCAACCATACGATCAGCCACGAAAGTAAAATTCGTAATCGTCCACACACGCTGGTGCATGATCCTGCCAAAGCGCGTGTGCCTGCTTACCACCCGGATACTTCTGAAGTCCGCCATGACTGGGCGCAGTACTATGATCGCATCACGGAAATGGATGCGTTGGTGGGGAAGAATCTCAGGGAACTTGCCGACGCAGGACTGACCGACGATACCATCATTTTTTATTATGGTGATCATGGTTCGGGAATGCCGCGCAGCAAACGTTGGCCTTATAATTCCGGGCTACAGGTTCCACTGGTGGTTTATGTTCCCCCGAAGTTCCGTAAGCTGGCTCCCCCTGATTATCAGACAGATGGCAAGTCGGATCGACTGGTTGGTTTTGTCGATTTCGCACCCACGGCGCTGAGTCTGGCTGGCATCAAACCACCAGCGCATATGCAGGGAAATGCATTTATGGGGCAGTATGAGACAGCGCCCCAAGAGTATCAATACGGTTTTCGCGGTCGGATGGATGAACGCTATGATCTGGTTCGATCAGTCAGGAATAAGCGTTATCTGTATATCAAAAATTTCATGCCTCACAAAAAGTATGGTCAGTATTTGAATTACATGTTTCAGACCCCGACAACTCAGGTCTGGAAGAGAATGTATGATGCCGGTGAGTTGGTTCCCCCGCAGACCTATTTTTGGGAAACCAAACCAGCAGAAGAATTGTATGACCTCGAGGCAGACCCGGACGAAGTCAATAATCTGGCGGTTTCCGACGAACATCAGGATATTTTAAAGGAACTGCGGCAGGCCCAACAGCAGAAAATCCTTGAGATACGGGATCTTGGATTTATGCCGGAAGCGGAAATTCACAGTCTATCTGACGGCGGTGCCCCCTATTTGATCGGGCAGAATAATGAGCTCTATCCCTTGAAGAAAATTCTGGCGATGGCAGAAGTGGCGTCTTCCGGACAGCAGAACGAGCAGGCTGAACTCGTGGCCGGACTCGATGATCAAAATTCCGCTGTCCGCTATTGGGCGGCGATGGGACTTTTGATGCGAGGAGAAGATGCAGTCAAACAGGCTCACAGTGCATTACAGAAATCGTTAAAAGATTCTTCAAAATCGGTACGCTGTATCGCCGCAGAGGCACTCGGCAAATATGGTGATGCGCAGGAGTCCAAAGAGGCAGTCAAGACGCTGGTTTCACTCTCGAACCAGAATCAGGATGGTGTGTATGTTGCTATGCTGGCATTGAATGGACTTGATAAGTTGAGCAATGAAAAAGTGGCTCCGGTCAAAGATGAAATTGCGCAGTTGCCTCTTAAGAACCCAAAGCTGGATCGACGTCTGCAGTCCTACGTAACGCGACTGGTAGAGCGTATCGAAGAAAAACAGTCCCAGAAATAA
- a CDS encoding class I tRNA ligase family protein yields the protein MFQKVSDASFIQGEHEILKFWEENQTFDQLRKKNKGKPKWSFIDGPMTANNPMGVHHAWGRAYKDAYQRYYAMTGHELRFQNGFDCQGLWVEVEVEKELGYGTKQEVVEHGIDKFVNECKKRVLRFAARQTEQSVRLGYWMDWDDPDELRNLAEYVGKDTEVTLTAPSGKQITDKADMLVSKLGNAEWGGSYFTFSTENNETIWTFLKKCFERGKVYRGHDVMPWSGRGGSAYSQMEVADGRKLSVHRSVFVRFPLKDRENEYLLIWTTTPWTLTSNVAAAINPDLDYVKLQAKKDDAVYYFAKDNLEYQRLSREFKEGFGKPEWSWPKEVPKLKTLAQIFKEQGGYEILDTIKGAAMVDWEYEGPFDDLPAQQTPGGYPSDEKLLDQSGISCHKVVDGGRDFKGNPHVVAGEGTGIVHTAPGCGDVDHQLGKQLGLVAIAPLGEDGRFEEGFGEFTGKEAIDPTTPELVFERLKEKGLLVYVEQYPHIYPHCWRTGDELIFRLVDEWFINMDWREEIKEVTRQIDWVPSSIDGEQHELEWLTNMRDWMVSKKRFWGLALPIWVDEETGDFEVIGSLAELKERAVEGWEALEGHTPHRPWIDQVKLQNPKTGNLMTRIPDVGNPWLDAGIVPFSTMQYNTNQEEWKKWYPADLVTECFPGQFRNWFYALLSMATMMDGTPPFKTLLGYRLVLNEEGKPMHKSDGTAIWFEEAAEQLGVDTMRWMYLAHNPASDLRFGMRNPEKQVTLNTPEGPISKTKEGAPTCLVESKPADEIRRQVLIPLWNSYAFFVNYARLDEFDPAQERVPVVERPEIDRWVISNLQALLASAKTEIEAYNYAGFLKNATAFIDDLSNWYIRRNRRRFWRSQDANDTDKLAAYQTLFEVLVTLSKALAPSIPFLSERIYQNLMTSWDESAPHSVHLCDYPQCDDSLLDEELNFRALQAQIVVKLGHKLRDEANQRVRQPLAELRFACQTAQQSEAIESLANTIEEELNIKQVTRCENLDDLVSYTYKPNLKTLGPKYGKLLGMLRKELPEVGDAVLGPLRRGESVSLELSGNQIDLEPDDVLVGTEQAADWVCSDDQGIQIAISTKLTPELEAEGMARDFVRQVQQLRKEADLEIEDRIKVYFNSNDATEVEQAVASWTEYILGETLGDQLEQVPADSTVELKEVTIGNSKVGIRIEKS from the coding sequence ATGTTTCAAAAAGTCAGCGATGCCAGCTTCATTCAAGGTGAACACGAAATCCTCAAATTCTGGGAAGAGAACCAGACTTTTGACCAGCTTCGCAAAAAAAATAAAGGCAAACCCAAGTGGAGCTTCATTGACGGCCCCATGACGGCTAATAACCCGATGGGCGTTCACCATGCATGGGGTCGCGCCTACAAAGATGCCTACCAGCGTTATTACGCCATGACAGGGCATGAGCTGCGATTCCAGAATGGTTTCGACTGCCAGGGGCTCTGGGTCGAAGTCGAAGTGGAAAAAGAGCTGGGCTATGGAACCAAACAGGAAGTCGTCGAACACGGCATCGATAAATTCGTCAACGAGTGCAAAAAACGCGTCCTGCGTTTCGCCGCCCGTCAAACAGAACAGTCGGTACGCCTGGGTTACTGGATGGACTGGGATGATCCCGACGAACTGCGCAATCTGGCAGAGTACGTCGGCAAAGATACCGAAGTCACGCTCACAGCCCCAAGTGGAAAGCAGATCACCGACAAAGCGGACATGCTGGTTTCAAAATTGGGAAATGCCGAATGGGGGGGCAGCTATTTCACATTCTCCACCGAAAACAACGAAACGATCTGGACCTTCCTCAAAAAGTGTTTTGAACGCGGCAAAGTCTATCGCGGCCACGATGTCATGCCCTGGTCAGGCAGGGGAGGCAGCGCCTACAGTCAGATGGAAGTCGCAGACGGGCGGAAGCTCTCCGTGCATCGTTCGGTCTTCGTCCGCTTTCCACTTAAAGACCGTGAAAACGAATACCTGCTGATCTGGACAACAACTCCCTGGACGCTCACCAGTAACGTCGCGGCTGCCATCAATCCCGATCTCGATTACGTCAAACTGCAGGCAAAAAAAGATGACGCGGTCTACTACTTCGCTAAAGACAACCTGGAATACCAGCGACTGAGTCGGGAATTCAAAGAAGGTTTTGGGAAGCCCGAATGGTCCTGGCCGAAAGAGGTTCCCAAACTGAAAACGCTGGCACAGATCTTTAAAGAGCAGGGGGGTTATGAAATTCTCGACACCATCAAAGGAGCTGCCATGGTGGACTGGGAATACGAGGGTCCCTTCGATGATCTTCCTGCACAACAAACGCCGGGCGGCTATCCCAGCGATGAGAAATTACTCGACCAAAGTGGTATCTCCTGCCATAAAGTGGTTGACGGCGGCCGCGATTTCAAAGGCAATCCCCATGTCGTCGCCGGCGAAGGTACGGGTATCGTCCATACCGCTCCCGGCTGTGGTGATGTCGACCATCAACTGGGAAAACAATTGGGACTGGTAGCAATCGCCCCGCTCGGTGAGGATGGTCGATTCGAAGAGGGATTCGGTGAATTCACCGGCAAAGAAGCCATTGATCCCACAACTCCCGAACTCGTCTTTGAACGACTGAAAGAAAAAGGTCTGCTGGTCTATGTCGAACAGTACCCGCACATCTACCCGCACTGCTGGCGAACCGGCGATGAACTGATTTTCCGTCTGGTCGATGAATGGTTCATCAACATGGACTGGCGCGAAGAGATCAAAGAGGTCACCCGTCAAATCGACTGGGTTCCCTCCAGCATTGATGGTGAGCAGCATGAACTGGAATGGCTCACCAATATGCGGGACTGGATGGTTTCCAAGAAACGCTTCTGGGGTCTGGCACTGCCTATCTGGGTCGATGAAGAAACCGGCGACTTCGAAGTCATCGGCTCCCTCGCTGAACTCAAAGAACGTGCCGTAGAAGGCTGGGAAGCGCTGGAAGGACATACGCCTCACCGTCCCTGGATTGATCAGGTCAAGCTGCAAAACCCGAAAACAGGCAATCTGATGACGCGTATCCCCGATGTGGGAAACCCCTGGCTGGATGCAGGCATCGTGCCGTTTTCGACGATGCAGTACAACACAAATCAGGAAGAATGGAAGAAGTGGTATCCAGCGGATCTCGTCACCGAGTGTTTCCCTGGCCAGTTCCGCAACTGGTTCTACGCATTACTCTCGATGGCCACGATGATGGATGGCACGCCGCCGTTCAAAACTCTGCTCGGCTATCGACTGGTGTTGAATGAAGAAGGCAAGCCGATGCACAAATCGGATGGAACCGCCATCTGGTTTGAAGAAGCCGCCGAGCAACTGGGAGTCGATACGATGCGCTGGATGTATCTGGCACATAACCCGGCCTCTGATCTACGATTTGGCATGCGGAACCCCGAAAAACAGGTGACGCTGAATACGCCGGAAGGCCCGATCAGCAAAACGAAAGAGGGCGCTCCGACCTGTCTGGTGGAAAGTAAGCCAGCCGATGAAATTCGCCGTCAGGTTTTGATCCCGCTTTGGAACTCCTACGCATTCTTTGTGAACTATGCACGCCTGGATGAATTTGATCCCGCTCAAGAACGTGTTCCGGTTGTCGAACGTCCTGAAATCGACCGCTGGGTCATATCCAACCTGCAAGCCTTGCTCGCTTCTGCCAAAACGGAAATTGAAGCCTATAACTATGCCGGCTTCCTCAAAAACGCAACCGCGTTTATTGATGATTTGTCGAATTGGTACATCAGACGAAATCGACGTCGCTTCTGGCGTTCTCAGGATGCGAACGATACAGACAAACTGGCCGCTTATCAGACTTTGTTTGAAGTGCTGGTCACACTGTCCAAAGCACTTGCTCCCAGCATCCCGTTCCTCAGTGAGCGAATTTACCAGAATCTGATGACCAGCTGGGATGAATCGGCGCCTCACAGCGTACATCTTTGTGACTATCCCCAGTGTGATGACTCGCTGCTGGATGAAGAACTCAACTTCCGCGCCCTGCAGGCTCAGATTGTGGTCAAACTGGGACATAAGTTACGCGATGAAGCCAACCAGCGCGTCCGTCAACCCCTGGCGGAACTGCGATTTGCCTGCCAGACAGCACAACAGTCTGAAGCCATCGAAAGCCTGGCCAATACAATTGAAGAAGAACTGAATATCAAACAGGTCACGCGCTGTGAAAACCTGGATGATCTGGTCAGCTATACTTATAAACCGAATTTAAAAACGCTGGGGCCTAAATACGGCAAGCTACTCGGCATGCTGCGAAAAGAGCTGCCAGAAGTCGGAGACGCGGTACTCGGCCCCCTCAGACGTGGCGAATCAGTCTCACTGGAACTTTCCGGGAATCAGATCGATCTGGAGCCCGACGACGTTCTGGTTGGAACCGAACAAGCGGCTGACTGGGTTTGCTCTGATGATCAGGGAATCCAGATTGCCATTTCAACCAAGTTGACACCCGAACTGGAAGCAGAAGGGATGGCCCGCGATTTTGTGCGGCAGGTTCAACAGCTTCGCAAAGAAGCCGACCTGGAAATTGAAGACCGGATCAAAGTCTACTTCAATTCCAATGACGCGACCGAAGTCGAGCAGGCAGTTGCAAGCTGGACCGAGTATATCCTGGGAGAAACCCTGGGAGATCAACTCGAACAAGTACCAGCTGACAGTACGGTCGAACTGAAAGAAGTCACAATTGGAAATTCCAAAGTCGGAATTCGCATCGAGAAATCATAA
- a CDS encoding tRNA (cytidine(34)-2'-O)-methyltransferase, producing the protein MSSSSEPSMHVVLYQPDIPQNTGNIGRTCVAVGAKLWLVRPLGFKLDEKHLRRAGMDYWQHLNWEAVDSLAEVQEQLSDRTWWKLTKFATRFVWEAELEPGHVFLFGSESNGLPPRILEESPDSNLKLPMYEQVRSLNLASTATAVMYEAVRQFGGLP; encoded by the coding sequence ATGTCATCATCGTCTGAGCCTTCCATGCACGTTGTCCTTTACCAGCCGGATATCCCGCAGAATACCGGCAATATCGGCCGCACCTGCGTGGCCGTCGGTGCCAAATTGTGGCTGGTCAGACCTCTGGGCTTTAAGCTCGATGAAAAGCATTTGCGACGTGCCGGCATGGACTACTGGCAGCATTTGAACTGGGAAGCAGTCGACAGCCTGGCGGAAGTGCAGGAACAGCTGTCTGACAGGACATGGTGGAAGCTGACCAAGTTCGCAACCCGCTTCGTCTGGGAGGCGGAGCTGGAACCGGGACATGTTTTCCTGTTTGGCAGTGAAAGTAACGGCCTGCCACCCCGCATTCTGGAAGAGTCCCCCGACTCCAATCTGAAACTGCCGATGTATGAGCAGGTTCGCAGCCTGAATTTAGCCAGCACCGCGACCGCCGTGATGTACGAAGCCGTTCGACAGTTTGGGGGACTCCCCTGA
- a CDS encoding aldo/keto reductase, producing MDYRNLGKAGVRVSPVCLGTMMFGGPTNESDSITIMHKAIDLGINFFDTANMYSTGGSEIVVGKALADRREKVILATKGRAPMGDGPNDAGASRAHLMRELDNSLKRMGTDYVDLYYVHTPDYQTPIEETLRTLDDMVRSGKVRYIACSNFRAWRLAEALWTSDVRNLYSFSCVQPLYNIMNRDIEVELMPLCQEKGIGVVSYSPLARGILTGKYRKDQPFPEGSRASRNDKRMNEAELRDVSIELSQEIADYCDKKGVSITNFALAWCLANPILTSIIIGPRTMEQFDDNMGCLDVEITAEDEAFIDSLVPPGEHSGKGFQDPQYPVTGRGK from the coding sequence ATGGATTATCGCAACTTAGGAAAAGCTGGCGTACGTGTCTCTCCCGTTTGTCTGGGAACAATGATGTTCGGCGGACCAACCAACGAATCAGACTCGATCACCATTATGCATAAAGCCATCGATCTTGGCATCAACTTCTTCGACACCGCAAACATGTACAGTACAGGTGGTTCAGAAATCGTCGTGGGAAAAGCCCTAGCGGATCGACGTGAAAAAGTGATTCTTGCAACCAAAGGCCGTGCTCCGATGGGAGACGGCCCCAATGACGCCGGTGCCAGCCGTGCCCATCTCATGCGAGAATTAGACAACAGCCTCAAGCGGATGGGAACCGATTACGTCGATCTTTACTATGTCCATACTCCCGATTATCAGACTCCCATTGAAGAGACGCTTCGCACCCTGGACGACATGGTCCGGTCGGGAAAAGTCCGCTATATCGCCTGTTCCAACTTTCGTGCATGGCGACTGGCGGAAGCACTCTGGACCAGCGATGTACGCAACCTCTATTCGTTCAGCTGTGTGCAACCGCTGTATAACATCATGAACCGGGACATTGAGGTCGAACTGATGCCCCTCTGTCAGGAAAAGGGAATCGGCGTCGTCAGCTACAGCCCGCTTGCCCGAGGAATCCTGACCGGAAAGTACCGCAAAGACCAACCCTTCCCCGAAGGGAGTCGCGCTTCCCGCAATGACAAACGCATGAACGAAGCGGAACTCCGTGATGTCAGCATTGAACTGTCGCAGGAAATTGCCGACTACTGTGACAAAAAAGGCGTTTCCATAACGAATTTTGCCTTGGCCTGGTGTCTGGCAAATCCGATTCTCACCTCAATTATTATCGGCCCCCGTACCATGGAACAATTCGACGACAACATGGGTTGCCTGGATGTGGAAATCACCGCCGAAGATGAAGCCTTTATCGATTCGCTCGTTCCCCCGGGAGAACACAGCGGCAAAGGATTCCAGGATCCTCAATATCCGGTCACAGGACGAGGGAAATAA
- a CDS encoding ferredoxin--NADP reductase — translation MNPSNPPPGQSTPQIEELVTKHYNATIQELRKPHDHLMIVRVKPDAEVPSFSGGQYTTLGLGSWEPRVDGGPLAELPKPKLIRRAYSISCPMVDTQGILLANDQIDYLEFYITLVLRPDSDDPPLTPRLFSLKVGDRLHLGKKPVGTYTLKPIQPEDNVIFAGTGTGEAPHNSMSVELLKRGHTGKIVSMTCVRYKGDLGYLDQQDQLQKQFPNYRYAAFTTREPENVDQSHPHYVGKQYLQDIIHPEKFQEQFGWTPNPEQTHVFLCGNPSMIGLPEKDEQGTLVFPEPKGMVELLTEQGYQLSTAKSPGNIHFEKYW, via the coding sequence ATGAATCCATCGAACCCTCCGCCCGGGCAATCGACTCCTCAAATAGAAGAACTGGTCACGAAGCATTACAACGCAACGATTCAAGAATTGCGCAAACCACACGATCATTTGATGATTGTGCGAGTCAAGCCTGACGCAGAGGTTCCCAGTTTCTCAGGTGGTCAATACACAACCCTTGGATTGGGATCTTGGGAACCACGGGTTGATGGAGGTCCGCTGGCGGAGTTACCCAAGCCGAAACTAATTCGCCGCGCTTATTCCATCTCTTGCCCCATGGTCGACACGCAGGGTATTCTGCTCGCGAATGACCAGATCGACTATCTGGAATTTTATATCACACTCGTGTTACGCCCCGATTCAGACGATCCACCACTGACCCCCCGCCTGTTTTCTCTGAAGGTAGGAGACCGGTTGCACCTTGGTAAGAAACCGGTGGGAACGTACACACTCAAGCCAATTCAACCCGAAGACAATGTCATTTTTGCAGGAACAGGCACGGGTGAGGCCCCTCATAACTCGATGAGCGTGGAATTACTCAAACGGGGACATACCGGAAAAATTGTCTCCATGACCTGTGTCCGATACAAAGGAGACCTCGGCTATCTGGATCAGCAGGACCAGTTGCAGAAACAATTTCCTAACTACCGATACGCAGCATTTACAACCCGAGAGCCTGAAAATGTCGACCAGAGCCACCCTCACTATGTCGGCAAACAATATTTACAGGACATCATTCATCCTGAAAAGTTTCAGGAGCAGTTTGGCTGGACTCCGAACCCGGAACAGACACATGTCTTCCTGTGCGGCAATCCATCCATGATTGGACTTCCGGAAAAAGACGAACAGGGAACGCTGGTCTTCCCCGAACCCAAAGGCATGGTCGAACTGCTGACAGAGCAGGGATATCAACTCTCAACCGCCAAAAGCCCGGGAAATATCCACTTCGAGAAATACTGGTAA
- a CDS encoding methyltransferase domain-containing protein, with product MTKETAGNTFLSQELLELLRNPENGNPLEWDAEQNVLINQETNRSFPVKMNIPRFVESEHLTSFGLQWNKYEVAHDDEDRATFAAKTGLELSELQGLKILDAGCGGGRYCKVAAEAGGNVFGADHTTAVEKAQTLCSHLENVQLVQADLKHLPFAPESFDFVFSIGVMHHDKDTRAVFDAVARMVKPGGRYSVWLYRKNQWWQEWINSGLRKITTRMTPEKLEPWCRLGAWLGGIPVINKVLNKVVNFSNHPNWENRVCDTFDWFAPAYQYHHTTDELKTWFEQAGFENLKILPPEKSGPFYLWCYHHNLLIGSGVNIQGTKTA from the coding sequence ATGACGAAAGAAACAGCAGGCAACACATTTCTTTCTCAAGAACTGCTTGAACTGTTGAGAAACCCGGAAAATGGAAATCCTCTGGAATGGGATGCGGAACAAAACGTACTCATTAACCAGGAAACCAATCGTTCTTTTCCCGTCAAAATGAATATCCCCCGGTTTGTCGAATCGGAACATCTCACCAGTTTCGGACTACAGTGGAATAAATACGAGGTAGCACATGACGATGAAGACCGTGCAACCTTTGCTGCCAAAACCGGCTTAGAGCTCAGCGAATTACAAGGACTCAAGATCCTGGACGCCGGCTGTGGAGGCGGCCGTTACTGCAAAGTCGCCGCAGAAGCAGGGGGGAATGTATTCGGTGCCGATCACACGACAGCAGTCGAGAAAGCACAAACGCTCTGCAGTCACCTTGAAAATGTGCAACTGGTTCAGGCTGACCTGAAACATCTCCCGTTTGCCCCCGAATCCTTTGATTTCGTCTTCTCGATCGGCGTGATGCATCACGACAAAGATACGCGCGCCGTCTTCGATGCTGTAGCCCGCATGGTCAAACCCGGGGGCCGTTATTCGGTCTGGCTCTATCGCAAAAACCAGTGGTGGCAGGAATGGATTAATTCCGGTCTTCGAAAAATCACCACGCGCATGACTCCTGAAAAACTGGAACCCTGGTGCCGCCTGGGGGCGTGGCTCGGCGGTATTCCCGTAATCAACAAAGTCCTGAATAAAGTCGTCAATTTCAGCAATCACCCCAATTGGGAAAATCGGGTTTGCGATACCTTTGACTGGTTCGCGCCCGCCTATCAATACCATCATACTACTGACGAACTCAAAACCTGGTTTGAACAGGCCGGGTTTGAAAATTTGAAGATTCTCCCACCGGAAAAATCAGGTCCCTTCTACCTTTGGTGCTATCACCATAATCTCCTAATTGGCAGTGGCGTGAACATCCAAGGCACGAAAACCGCTTAA
- a CDS encoding MBL fold metallo-hydrolase: MRIVLLGTGGYHPNERRHTACLMLPEMGIIFDAGTSFFRVPDFLQTRDLQIFLTHAHLDHIAGLSFFLVPMLTDQVDSVKVYGEAAKLTAIQTHLFCEEIFPVLPDYDFTTLPETVAVPGNGILKHLKLEHPGGSVGYRIDWPEHSLAYITDTANPEQHLDFVRNVDLLIHECYFPDDMAEWAEKTGHSHTTPVAKLARDAQVGKLVLTHIDPQRSGDDPIGIQVAQQIFPNTILGEDLMELEF, translated from the coding sequence ATGCGAATCGTGCTGTTGGGGACAGGTGGTTATCACCCTAATGAGCGTCGGCATACTGCCTGCTTAATGCTCCCCGAGATGGGAATCATTTTTGATGCGGGAACCAGCTTTTTTCGTGTTCCCGATTTCCTGCAAACGCGCGATTTACAGATTTTTTTAACACATGCCCACCTGGACCATATTGCAGGGCTCTCTTTCTTCCTGGTCCCCATGCTGACAGATCAAGTCGATTCCGTCAAAGTGTATGGGGAAGCAGCCAAGCTGACCGCGATTCAGACACACCTGTTCTGTGAAGAAATCTTTCCCGTCCTGCCTGATTACGATTTCACAACGTTGCCCGAAACAGTTGCTGTCCCCGGAAACGGAATTCTGAAACACTTGAAGCTGGAACATCCGGGCGGATCTGTGGGGTATCGCATTGATTGGCCCGAACATTCGCTGGCGTATATCACCGATACCGCCAATCCCGAACAACATCTCGACTTTGTTCGAAACGTCGACCTGCTGATCCACGAATGCTACTTCCCGGATGACATGGCAGAGTGGGCTGAAAAAACCGGTCACAGCCATACGACGCCCGTCGCGAAGCTGGCCAGAGACGCGCAAGTCGGAAAACTGGTTCTGACACACATCGACCCGCAACGTTCAGGCGATGACCCCATCGGAATCCAAGTTGCTCAGCAGATATTTCCAAATACAATTCTGGGCGAAGATCTGATGGAACTCGAATTTTAA